The genomic interval GTGTAACCCGCTACTTGCTGGGAACATTGGAAGATTTTCAAATGATTGGAGAAAACCGTTATGGCCGTAGGCACGCCACGCCGCCCAGTATCTTGGGGGAGACGGTCCTGTTCCTTGCTTACGAGCTGCACTTCCGCCAAGTGGAGGACCGGGACATCCCCCGGCATACGGACTGGGCTCTCTTTGGATTGATGCCCCCGGCCGTGATTACTCTGCTGGAACGCGAAGCATCAAAAGACCATCTGCAGGTTCAAAATGCCGGCCAGATTCTCCGGATCGAATGGAAATACCCCGACATGATTCACGCCCTCAATGCAATCGCTCACTGAAAAATTCAACGAACTGCGCCAGCACCTCAAGGGTGGCATCAGCTCTATGAAACACACCGGCTTCGACCCGGTATATTATCTCGTCTTCCCTGCCGAGGAGATGCTTCACGCCAAGCAGGCGCTCCCGCAGATTCTAGCGCAACTGAAACTCGACGGATTCCACCCGCGTGTCCTTTCGATGACGCGAATGCTCAATGAATGGTTTCGTAGGCACAAGTTGCGCAAGGCATGGCAGGCAGGTCTGAGCAGTTCGGAGAACGACAGGCAGCAGTTC from Prosthecobacter sp. SYSU 5D2 carries:
- a CDS encoding BREX protein BrxB domain-containing protein, which translates into the protein MQSLTEKFNELRQHLKGGISSMKHTGFDPVYYLVFPAEEMLHAKQALPQILAQLKLDGFHPRVLSMTRMLNEWFRRHKLRKAWQAGLSSSENDRQQFKSTFSNKLEKERVVVDAILKELEELKSDSHGLLLITDLEALHPFLHISGIEQQLTGRFCVPTVVFYPGTRGGSQSLRFLGIHKENGNYRSIHIG